From a region of the Phaseolus vulgaris cultivar G19833 chromosome 6, P. vulgaris v2.0, whole genome shotgun sequence genome:
- the LOC137832722 gene encoding fatty acid amide hydrolase → MGKKRVMLPAKDVDLSSIKYEREVVQAPHLTGFVFRLFVRILELPLIGPMIINVLKKQNKIDKILQHTVIPEEPMFKPEYPPQETEPGVVVLEEDGRPEDRVVSALKCLPHYDAAEFLENSHASFRYWKIRDYAHAYRSRKVTPSLVAEHIISIIEENGGNKPPIPLLISFVAEEVREQAAASTQRFEAGNPLSILDGIFMAIKDDIDCYPHPSKGASTWMHEVRTVKKDAVCVSRLRSCGVIFVGKANMHELGMGTTGNNPNYGTARNPHAPDRYTGGSSSGPAAIVASGICSAALGTDGGGSIRIPSSLCGVVGLKTTYGRTSMEGSLCDSGTVEIIGPIASSVEDVMLVYAAMLGASPANRISLRPSPPCLPTLSSNDHSNALGFLRIGKYTPWFNDVHSTEISDKCEDALNLLSKEHGCEIIEIVIPELLEMRTAHVVSIGSECLCSLNPDCEDGKGVKLAYDTRTSLALFRSFTAADYVAAQCIRRRNMYYHMEIFKKVDVIVTPTTGMTAPRIPPSALKSGETDMQTTANLMQFVVPANLLGLPAISVPVGYDKEGLPIGLQIMGGPWAEATILRVASEVEKLCGETKKKPASYYDVLKAN, encoded by the exons ATGGGGAAAAAACGTGTAATGTTGCCGGCTAAGGACGTTGACTTGTCCTCAATTAAGTACGAACGTGAAGTGGTTCAAG CTCCGCATTTGACTGGATTTGTGTTTAGATTATTTGTGAGGATACTTGAACTTCCGCTGATCGGCCCTATGATCATTAATGTTTTGAAGAAGCAAAATAAAATTGACAAG ATATTGCAGCACACTGTGATACCTGAGGAACCCATGTTTAAGCCTGAATATCCACCTCAAG AAACGGAACCTGGTGTTGTTGTCCTTGAAGAAGATGGGAGACCTGAAGATCGAGTTGTGTCTGCCTTGAAGTGTCTTCCACATTATGATGCTGCTGAATTTTTGGAAAATTCACATGCATCCTTTCGGTACTGGAAAATACGCGACTATGCTCATGCTTATCGATCTAGAAAAGTAACCCCATCCTTG GTTGCCGAGCACATAATCTCCATTATAGAGGAGAATGGAGGAAATAAACCTCCTATACCACTATTGATATCCTTTGTAGCTGAGGAAGTCCGAGAGCAGGCGGCAGCATCTACTCAGAGGTTTGAAGCAG GAAATCCATTGTCGATATTGGATGGAATTTTTATGGCCATCAAAGATGACATCGATTGTTATCCTCATCCATCTAAGG GAGCATCGACATGGATGCATGAGGTACGTACTGTAAAGAAGGATGCAGTCTGTGTTTCAAGACTGCGAAGCTGCGGTGTCATATTCGTAGGGAAAGCAAATATGCATGAGTTAGGAATGGGTACAACAGGAAATAATCCTAATTATGG AACTGCAAGAAATCCTCATGCACCTGATCGGTATACTGGTGGATCTTCTTCAGGTCCAGCTGCAATTGTTGCTTCTGGAATATGTTCTGCTGCATTGGGAACTGATGGTGGAG GTTCAATCCGTATTCCTTCTTCCCTTTGTGGTGTGGTGGGATTGAAGACGACATATGGGCGGACAAGCATGGAGGG GTCATTATGCGATTCTGGGACTGTGGAAATTATTGGTCCTATTGCTTCATCAGTGGAGGACGTCATGCTAGT GTATGCGGCAATGTTGGGAGCGTCGCCTGCAAATAGAATCAGTTTAAGACCG TCACCACCTTGTTTGCCAACTCTGTCATCCAATGACCATTCAAATGCCTTGGGATTTTTAAGAATAGGAAAGTACACTCCG TGGTTTAATGACGTGCATTCAACTGAAATATCCGATAAATGCGAGGATGCACTTAATCTACTGTCAAAGGAGCATGGTTGTGAA ATTATAGAAATTGTTATACCAGAGCTTCTTGAGATGCGAACTGCGCATGTCGTTTCTATTGGCTCTGAATGCTTATGTTCGCTGAATCCTGATTGTGAAGACGG GAAAGGTGTAAAATTGGCATATGATACTCGGACAAGTTTGGCTCTTTTTCGGTCATTTACAGCAGCAGATTATGTTGCAGCCCAATGTATCAG ACGAAGGAATATGTATTACCACATGGAGATTTTCAAGAAAGTGGATGTCATAGTAACTCCGACCACTGG CATGACAGCACCCAGAATACCTCCTAGTGCTCTTAAAAGTGGTGAAACAGATATGCAGACTACAG ctaACCTTATGCAGTTCGTTGTTCCTGCAAATCTTCTGGGACTGCCTGCCATTTCTGTCCCG GTTGGTTACGATAAAGAGGGACTTCCAATAGGTTTGCAAATAATGGGTGGACCATGGGCGGAAGCTACTATTCTGCGGGTAGCCTCTGAAGTTGAG AAACTCTGCGGCGAGACAAAGAAAAAGCCCGCGTCATATTATGATGTTCTGAAGGCCAACTGA